The following are encoded together in the Lathyrus oleraceus cultivar Zhongwan6 chromosome 3, CAAS_Psat_ZW6_1.0, whole genome shotgun sequence genome:
- the LOC127129748 gene encoding stress-induced protein KIN2, with the protein MNQSQNISHQAGQAAGQAQEKGSNMMDKASNTAQSAKESCQEAGQQMKEKAQEAADAARSTYDAKK; encoded by the exons ATGAATCAATCCCAAAATATAAGCCATCAAGCTGGTCAAGCCGCGGGACAAGCTCAG GAGAAGGGAAGCAATATGATGGACAAGGCAAGCAATACTGCTCAATCTGCAAAAGAATCTTGCCAAGAG GCTGGTCAACAAATGAAGGAAAAAGCACAAGAGGCCGCAGATGCTGCAAGGAGCACATATGATGCTAAAAAATGA